A section of the Streptomyces sp. NBC_00178 genome encodes:
- a CDS encoding aldehyde dehydrogenase family protein: MASAFEYAPAPESRSVVDIAPSYGLFIDGEFTEAADGKVFKTVSPSSEEVLSEVARAGSEDVDRAVKAARKAFEKWSALPGSERAKYLFRIARIIQERSRELAVLETLDNGKPIKETRDADLPLVAAHFFYYAGWADKLDHAGYGANPRPLGVAGQIIPWNFPLLMLAWKIAPALATGNTVVLKPAETTPLSALFFADICRQAGLPKGVVNILTGYGDAGEALVSHPDVNKIAFTGSTAVGKAIARQIAGTGKKATLELGGKGANIVFDDAPVDQAVEGIVTGIFFNQGQVCCAGSRLLVQESVQDEVLDALKRRLSTLRLGDPLDKNTDIGAINSAEQLARITALVETGEAEGAERWSAPCELPSSGYWFAPTLFTNVTQAHTVARDEIFGPVLSVLSFRTPDEAVAKANNSQYGLSAGLWTEKGSRILAVANKLRAGVVWANTFNKFDPTSPFGGYKESGFGREGGRHGLEAYLDV, from the coding sequence ATGGCATCTGCATTCGAGTACGCCCCGGCTCCGGAGTCCCGCTCCGTCGTCGACATTGCCCCCTCGTACGGCCTGTTCATCGACGGTGAGTTCACCGAGGCCGCCGACGGCAAGGTCTTCAAGACGGTCAGCCCGTCGTCCGAGGAGGTGCTGTCCGAGGTCGCGCGGGCCGGCTCCGAGGACGTCGACCGGGCCGTGAAGGCCGCCCGCAAGGCGTTCGAGAAGTGGTCGGCGCTGCCCGGCTCCGAGCGCGCCAAGTACCTGTTCCGGATCGCCAGGATCATCCAGGAGCGCTCCCGGGAGCTCGCCGTCCTGGAGACCCTGGACAACGGCAAGCCGATCAAGGAGACCCGCGACGCGGACCTCCCGCTCGTCGCCGCGCACTTCTTCTACTACGCGGGCTGGGCCGACAAGCTGGACCACGCGGGCTACGGGGCGAACCCCCGGCCGCTCGGGGTGGCCGGCCAGATCATCCCGTGGAACTTCCCGCTGCTGATGCTGGCCTGGAAGATCGCCCCGGCGCTCGCCACCGGCAACACCGTGGTGCTCAAGCCCGCCGAGACGACCCCGCTGTCCGCCCTGTTCTTCGCGGACATCTGCCGCCAGGCGGGCCTGCCCAAGGGCGTCGTCAACATCCTGACGGGTTACGGCGACGCGGGCGAGGCACTCGTCTCGCACCCCGACGTGAACAAGATCGCCTTCACCGGCTCCACCGCGGTCGGCAAGGCCATCGCCCGGCAGATCGCCGGAACCGGCAAGAAGGCCACGCTCGAACTGGGCGGCAAGGGCGCGAACATCGTCTTCGACGACGCTCCGGTCGACCAGGCCGTCGAGGGCATCGTCACCGGGATCTTCTTCAACCAGGGCCAGGTCTGCTGCGCGGGCTCGCGGCTGCTGGTCCAGGAGTCGGTCCAGGACGAGGTGCTGGACGCCCTGAAGCGCAGGCTGTCCACGCTGCGGCTCGGCGACCCGCTGGACAAGAACACCGACATCGGCGCGATCAACTCCGCCGAGCAGCTCGCGCGGATCACCGCCCTGGTGGAGACCGGCGAGGCGGAGGGCGCGGAGCGCTGGTCGGCTCCCTGTGAGCTCCCGTCGTCGGGCTACTGGTTCGCCCCGACGCTCTTCACCAACGTCACCCAGGCGCACACCGTGGCCCGTGACGAGATCTTCGGCCCGGTGCTGTCCGTCCTGTCGTTCCGCACCCCGGACGAGGCGGTCGCCAAGGCGAACAACAGCCAGTACGGCCTGTCGGCCGGCCTCTGGACGGAGAAGGGCTCCCGCATCCTCGCGGTGGCGAACAAGCTCCGCGCGGGCGTCGTCTGGGCCAACACGTTCAACAAGTTCGACCCGACCTCGCCGTTCGGCGGATACAAGGAGTCGGGCTTCGGCCGCGAGGGCGGCCGTCACGGTCTGGAGGCCTACCTCGATGTCTGA
- a CDS encoding NAD(P)H-quinone dehydrogenase gives MTRIVIIGGGPGGYEAALVGAQLGAEVTVVDCDGLGGASVLTDCVPSKTLIATAEVMTTFDSSYEELGIIVADDTPHIEQAARVVGVDLGKVNRRVKRLALAQSHDITASVTRAGARVMRGRGRLEGLQASDGSRQVVVTAADGTEERLTADAVLIATGGHPREIPDAQPDGERILNWTQVYDLDELPEELIVVGSGVTGAEFAGAYQALGSRVTLVSSRDRVLPGEDPDAAAVLEDVFRRRGMNVMARSRAQSAKRVGDRVEVTLADGRVISGTHCLMAVGAIPNTAGMGLEESGVQLKDSGHIRTDRVSRTSAPGVYAAGDVTGIFALASVAAMQGRIAMYHFLGDAVAPLNLKTVSANVFTDPEIATVGYSQADVDAGRIDARVVKLPLLRNPRAKMQGIRDGFVKIFCRPGTGIVVGGCVVAPRASELIHPISLAVDNNLTVEQIANAFTVYPSLSGSIAEVARQLHTRKAAGEA, from the coding sequence GTGACCCGGATCGTGATCATCGGCGGCGGCCCCGGCGGCTACGAGGCTGCACTGGTGGGCGCCCAGCTCGGCGCGGAGGTGACCGTCGTCGACTGCGACGGCCTCGGCGGCGCTTCGGTTCTCACCGACTGCGTGCCCTCGAAGACCCTGATCGCGACGGCCGAGGTGATGACCACCTTCGACTCCTCCTACGAGGAACTCGGCATCATCGTCGCGGACGACACCCCGCACATCGAGCAGGCGGCCCGGGTGGTCGGTGTCGACCTCGGGAAGGTCAACCGGCGGGTGAAGCGCCTCGCGCTCGCACAGTCCCACGACATCACCGCCTCCGTCACCCGTGCCGGTGCCAGGGTCATGCGCGGCCGCGGCAGGCTCGAAGGGCTCCAGGCGTCCGACGGCTCCCGGCAGGTCGTGGTGACCGCGGCCGACGGGACCGAGGAGCGGCTCACCGCCGACGCCGTCCTGATCGCCACGGGCGGCCACCCCCGGGAGATCCCGGACGCCCAGCCCGACGGCGAGCGCATCCTGAACTGGACCCAGGTCTACGACCTCGACGAGCTCCCCGAGGAGCTCATCGTGGTCGGATCCGGTGTCACCGGCGCCGAGTTCGCCGGCGCCTACCAGGCGCTCGGCTCGCGCGTGACCCTGGTCTCCTCCCGCGACCGGGTGCTCCCGGGCGAGGATCCCGACGCCGCGGCCGTCCTGGAGGACGTCTTCCGGCGCCGCGGCATGAACGTCATGGCCCGCTCGCGCGCCCAGTCCGCCAAGCGCGTCGGCGACCGGGTCGAGGTCACGCTCGCCGACGGCCGCGTCATCTCCGGCACCCACTGCCTCATGGCCGTCGGCGCGATCCCGAACACCGCGGGCATGGGCCTGGAGGAGTCCGGGGTGCAGCTGAAGGACTCCGGGCACATCCGCACCGACCGGGTCTCCCGCACCAGCGCCCCGGGCGTCTACGCGGCCGGTGACGTCACCGGGATCTTCGCGCTCGCCTCGGTGGCCGCCATGCAGGGCCGGATCGCGATGTACCACTTCCTCGGCGACGCCGTGGCGCCGCTGAACCTCAAGACGGTGTCCGCGAACGTCTTCACCGACCCCGAGATCGCCACGGTCGGTTACAGCCAGGCGGACGTCGACGCGGGCAGGATCGACGCCCGTGTCGTGAAGCTGCCGCTGCTGCGCAACCCGCGCGCCAAGATGCAGGGGATCAGGGACGGCTTCGTCAAGATCTTCTGCCGCCCGGGCACCGGCATCGTCGTCGGCGGCTGCGTGGTCGCGCCGAGGGCCAGCGAGCTGATCCACCCGATCTCGCTCGCGGTCGACAACAACCTGACGGTGGAGCAGATCGCGAACGCCTTCACCGTCTACCCGTCCCTGTCGGGCTCGATCGCCGAGGTCGCGCGCCAGTTGCACACCCGCAAGGCCGCCGGCGAGGCGTAG
- a CDS encoding phospho-sugar mutase encodes MQQDLIARARTWLAEDPDPETRAELAGLIEAGDLPALADRFAGTLQFGTAGLRGEIGAGPMRMNRSVVIRAAAGLAAYLKAQGQSGGLVVIGYDARYKSADFARDTAAVMTGAGLRAAVLPRPLPTPVLAYAIRHLGAVAGVEVTASHNPPRDNGYKVYLGDGSQIVPPADVEIAAAIEAVGPLDGVPRPESGWEILGDEVLAAYLARTDAVLSPGSPRTARTVYTAMHGVGASVLTAAFARAGFPEPVLVAEQAEPDPAFPTVAFPNPEEPGAMDLAFATARTAGPDIVIANDPDADRCAVAVPDASVGGGWRMLRGDEVGALLAAHLVDRGVTGVFAESIVSSSLLGRIAEKAGLGYEETLTGFKWIARVDGLRYGYEEALGYCVDPDGVRDKDGITAALLITELASALKEKGRTLLDLLDDLALEHGLHATDQLSVRVEDLSVIADAMRRLRENPPAELAGLPVVSAEDLSLGTEALPPTDGLRYRLTGARVIVRPSGTEPKLKCYLEVVVPVGSAGELPSAGAKAAGLLAAVKRDLAAAAGI; translated from the coding sequence GTGCAGCAGGACCTCATCGCGCGGGCCAGGACCTGGCTCGCCGAGGACCCGGACCCCGAGACCCGCGCGGAGCTCGCCGGGCTGATCGAGGCCGGTGACCTCCCCGCGCTCGCCGACCGCTTCGCGGGCACGCTCCAGTTCGGCACGGCGGGCCTGCGGGGCGAGATCGGCGCGGGCCCGATGCGCATGAACCGCTCCGTCGTCATCCGCGCCGCCGCGGGCCTCGCCGCCTATCTGAAGGCGCAGGGGCAGTCCGGCGGACTCGTGGTCATCGGGTACGACGCCCGCTACAAGTCCGCCGACTTCGCGCGGGACACCGCCGCCGTGATGACCGGAGCGGGCCTGCGCGCGGCGGTGCTCCCCCGCCCGCTGCCCACCCCGGTCCTCGCGTACGCCATACGGCACCTGGGGGCCGTCGCGGGTGTGGAGGTCACGGCCAGCCACAACCCGCCCCGCGACAACGGCTACAAGGTCTACCTGGGCGACGGCTCGCAGATCGTGCCCCCGGCCGACGTGGAGATCGCCGCCGCGATCGAGGCGGTCGGCCCGCTCGACGGCGTGCCGCGCCCGGAGTCCGGCTGGGAGATCCTCGGCGACGAGGTCCTCGCGGCCTACCTCGCCCGCACGGACGCGGTCCTCAGCCCGGGATCACCGCGGACCGCCCGGACCGTCTACACCGCGATGCACGGCGTCGGCGCGTCCGTCCTGACCGCGGCCTTCGCACGGGCCGGGTTCCCCGAGCCGGTGCTGGTCGCCGAGCAGGCCGAGCCCGATCCGGCGTTCCCCACCGTCGCCTTCCCCAACCCGGAAGAGCCCGGCGCGATGGACCTGGCCTTCGCCACCGCCCGCACGGCCGGGCCGGACATCGTCATCGCCAACGACCCGGACGCCGACCGCTGCGCCGTCGCCGTGCCGGACGCCTCCGTCGGGGGCGGCTGGCGGATGCTGCGGGGCGACGAGGTGGGAGCGCTGCTCGCCGCACACCTGGTGGACCGGGGCGTCACGGGTGTGTTCGCCGAGTCGATCGTGTCCTCGTCGCTGCTGGGCCGCATCGCCGAGAAGGCCGGGCTCGGCTACGAGGAGACCCTGACGGGCTTCAAGTGGATCGCCCGGGTCGACGGCCTGCGGTACGGCTACGAGGAGGCGCTCGGTTACTGCGTGGACCCTGACGGGGTGCGCGACAAGGACGGCATCACGGCCGCCCTGCTGATCACCGAACTGGCCTCCGCGCTCAAGGAGAAGGGCCGCACCCTCCTCGACCTGCTGGACGACCTGGCCCTGGAGCACGGGCTGCACGCCACGGACCAGCTGTCGGTCCGGGTCGAGGACCTGTCGGTCATCGCGGACGCCATGCGGCGGCTGCGGGAGAACCCCCCGGCCGAACTGGCGGGCCTGCCCGTCGTCTCGGCCGAGGACCTGTCTCTCGGCACCGAGGCTCTGCCGCCCACCGACGGCCTGCGCTACCGCCTGACGGGCGCCCGGGTCATCGTCCGCCCGAGCGGCACCGAGCCCAAGCTCAAGTGCTACCTGGAGGTCGTCGTCCCGGTCGGCTCCGCCGGTGAACTCCCCTCGGCCGGTGCGAAGGCCGCGGGACTCCTGGCCGCCGTCAAGCGCGACCTGGCGGCCGCGGCCGGCATCTGA
- a CDS encoding DeoR/GlpR family DNA-binding transcription regulator, with protein sequence MFAAERRQLILEMVRANGAVSLRELARVVQTSEVTVRRDVRALEAEGLLDRRHGGAVLPGGFTRESGFPQKSHLSTAEKTAIADLAAGLVGEGEAIVVGAGTTTQELARRLARVPGLTVVTNSLLVAQALAHANRVEVVMTGGTLRGSNYALVGSGAEQSLQGLRVSRAFLSGSGLTAERGLSTSNMLSASVDRALVQAAAEVVVLADHTKLGSDTMFQTVPTELITRLVTDEPPVHDERAATELQALADQGVEITVAGPDAESAAGDALPPGRQPRQEMPLPGQRRTQGGHGGPGGLGPQLRSAASLGDGPVGRVADMRRR encoded by the coding sequence GTGTTCGCTGCAGAACGTCGTCAATTGATCCTCGAAATGGTGCGTGCCAACGGGGCGGTATCGCTCCGTGAGCTCGCCCGCGTCGTCCAGACCTCCGAAGTGACCGTACGGCGGGACGTGCGGGCACTGGAGGCAGAAGGACTCCTCGACCGCCGGCACGGCGGTGCGGTCTTGCCGGGCGGTTTTACGCGGGAGTCCGGCTTTCCGCAGAAATCCCATCTCTCCACCGCGGAGAAGACGGCCATCGCCGATCTGGCGGCCGGCCTGGTCGGTGAGGGCGAGGCCATCGTGGTCGGCGCCGGAACGACCACCCAGGAGCTGGCCCGCCGGCTCGCACGCGTGCCCGGCCTGACCGTGGTCACCAACTCGCTGCTCGTCGCCCAGGCGCTGGCCCATGCCAACCGGGTGGAGGTGGTGATGACCGGCGGCACGCTGCGGGGGAGCAACTACGCCCTCGTCGGCAGCGGGGCCGAACAGTCCCTGCAGGGACTGCGGGTCTCGCGGGCCTTCCTGTCCGGGAGCGGGCTGACCGCGGAGCGCGGACTGTCCACGTCCAACATGCTCTCGGCCAGCGTGGACCGGGCGCTGGTGCAGGCCGCCGCCGAAGTGGTGGTCCTCGCGGACCACACGAAGCTCGGCTCCGACACCATGTTCCAGACGGTGCCCACGGAGCTGATCACCCGTCTGGTGACGGACGAGCCACCGGTGCACGACGAGCGTGCGGCCACCGAACTCCAGGCCCTGGCCGATCAGGGCGTGGAGATCACGGTGGCGGGACCCGACGCGGAATCCGCGGCCGGTGACGCCCTGCCGCCGGGCCGGCAGCCCCGGCAGGAGATGCCGCTGCCCGGCCAGCGGCGTACCCAGGGCGGGCACGGAGGCCCGGGAGGCCTCGGGCCGCAGCTGCGGAGCGCGGCGTCGCTGGGGGACGGGCCGGTGGGCCGGGTCGCGGACATGCGGCGCCGGTAG
- the deoC gene encoding deoxyribose-phosphate aldolase, which produces MPTTAPAFADATASDSALRRFLHGLPGVDTVGLEARAASLGTRSIKTTAKAYAIDLAISMIDLTTLEGADTPGKVRALAAKAVNPDPTDRTTPRTAAVCVYPDMAATAVAALAGSGVKVASVATAFPAGRAALDVKLADVRDAVAAGADEIDMVIDRGAFLSGRYLKVYEEIVAVKAECGQARLKVIFETGELSTYDNIRRASWLGMLAGADFIKTSTGKVGTNATPANTLLMLEAVRDFRQQTGVQIGVKPAGGIRTTKDAVKFLVLVNETVGEDWLDNHWFRFGASSLLNDLLMQRQKLSTGRYSGPDYVTVD; this is translated from the coding sequence ATGCCCACCACTGCTCCAGCATTCGCCGACGCGACGGCGTCCGACAGTGCGCTGCGCCGCTTCCTGCACGGGCTGCCCGGCGTCGACACCGTCGGCCTCGAAGCGCGCGCCGCGTCCCTCGGCACCCGATCGATCAAGACGACCGCCAAGGCGTACGCGATCGATCTCGCCATCTCGATGATCGACCTGACGACGCTGGAAGGCGCGGACACCCCGGGCAAGGTCCGGGCGCTCGCCGCCAAGGCCGTCAACCCCGACCCGACCGACCGCACGACCCCGCGCACCGCGGCGGTCTGCGTCTACCCCGACATGGCGGCGACCGCCGTCGCCGCGCTGGCGGGTTCCGGGGTGAAGGTGGCGTCCGTGGCGACCGCCTTCCCCGCCGGCCGCGCCGCGCTCGACGTCAAGCTCGCGGACGTCCGCGACGCCGTGGCGGCGGGGGCCGACGAGATCGACATGGTGATCGACCGGGGCGCGTTCCTCTCCGGCCGGTACCTCAAGGTGTACGAGGAGATCGTCGCCGTGAAGGCCGAGTGCGGCCAGGCGCGGCTCAAGGTGATCTTCGAGACCGGCGAGCTGTCGACGTACGACAACATCCGGCGGGCCTCCTGGCTCGGGATGCTGGCGGGTGCGGACTTCATCAAGACGTCGACGGGCAAGGTCGGCACGAACGCGACGCCGGCGAACACCCTGCTGATGCTGGAGGCCGTGCGCGACTTCCGGCAGCAGACGGGCGTGCAGATCGGCGTGAAGCCCGCGGGCGGCATCCGCACCACGAAGGACGCCGTCAAGTTCCTGGTCCTGGTCAACGAGACCGTGGGCGAGGACTGGCTGGACAACCACTGGTTCCGCTTCGGCGCCTCCAGCCTGCTGAACGACCTGCTGATGCAGCGCCAGAAGCTCAGCACCGGCCGTTACTCCGGCCCCGATTACGTGACGGTGGACTGA
- a CDS encoding PH domain-containing protein produces MTSPTPSTEPAHADRTYRSGAGIVGGVLLILLAGWIGGDAVAQGKGWVPWLALAALLTVVPLIIAFTLRPAVFADVERIHIRNPFRTIVVPWTDVSTLRATYSSEIFTHDGAKYQLWAVPVSLRERKRAARKASQRAHDDPYGRTSVHADVRDSQARTAAADQTVGDLRELAERAAARPEKPTTTASVRWAYEVIAPAAVGLVLLVVLFAVG; encoded by the coding sequence ATGACGAGCCCCACACCCTCCACCGAGCCCGCCCACGCCGACCGGACCTACCGGTCGGGCGCCGGCATCGTCGGCGGCGTGCTGCTGATCCTGCTGGCCGGCTGGATCGGCGGGGACGCGGTGGCCCAGGGCAAGGGGTGGGTGCCCTGGCTGGCACTGGCCGCCCTGCTGACCGTGGTCCCGCTGATCATCGCGTTCACCCTGAGGCCCGCGGTGTTCGCCGACGTCGAGCGGATCCACATCCGCAACCCGTTCCGCACGATCGTGGTGCCGTGGACCGACGTCTCCACGCTACGCGCCACCTACTCCAGCGAGATCTTCACCCACGACGGGGCGAAGTATCAGCTGTGGGCCGTGCCGGTCTCGCTGCGCGAGCGCAAGCGGGCCGCCAGGAAGGCCTCCCAGCGGGCGCACGACGACCCCTACGGCCGCACGTCCGTGCACGCCGACGTCCGCGACTCCCAGGCGCGCACCGCCGCGGCGGACCAGACGGTGGGCGACCTGCGGGAGCTCGCCGAGCGTGCCGCCGCCCGCCCGGAGAAGCCCACGACGACCGCGTCGGTGCGCTGGGCGTACGAGGTGATCGCCCCGGCCGCGGTCGGCCTGGTGCTGCTCGTGGTCCTGTTCGCGGTCGGCTGA
- a CDS encoding purine-nucleoside phosphorylase, translating to MNASVIPDHIQGDPLAAAADAAARLRELTGVETHDVALVMGSGWAPAGEALGAPEAEFPVTALPGFPAPAVEGHGGTIRSYRIGEKRVLVFLGRTHYYEGRGVAAVAHGVRTAVAAGCGTVVLTNGCGGLREGMRPGQPVLISDHINLTAASPIVGANFVDLTDLYSPRLRALCKEIDDTLEEGVYVQFPGPHYETPAEIGMVRVMGGDLVGMSTVLEAIAAREAGAEVLGISLVTNLAAGLSGEPLNHEEVLQAGRDSATRMGALLARVLDRI from the coding sequence GTGAACGCATCTGTTATTCCGGACCACATCCAGGGCGACCCACTCGCCGCCGCCGCCGACGCCGCCGCCCGCCTGCGCGAGCTGACCGGCGTCGAGACCCACGACGTCGCCCTCGTGATGGGCTCCGGGTGGGCCCCCGCCGGCGAGGCGCTCGGCGCCCCGGAGGCCGAGTTCCCCGTCACCGCGCTGCCGGGCTTCCCGGCCCCGGCCGTGGAGGGGCACGGCGGCACGATCCGCTCGTACCGGATCGGCGAGAAGCGCGTCCTGGTCTTCCTCGGCCGCACGCACTACTACGAGGGCCGCGGCGTCGCGGCCGTCGCGCACGGCGTGCGCACGGCCGTCGCGGCGGGCTGCGGGACCGTCGTCCTGACCAACGGCTGCGGAGGGCTCCGCGAGGGCATGCGCCCCGGCCAGCCGGTCCTCATCAGCGACCACATCAACCTCACGGCGGCCTCGCCGATCGTGGGCGCGAACTTCGTCGACCTGACCGACCTGTACTCGCCGCGGCTGCGCGCCCTGTGCAAGGAGATCGACGACACGCTCGAGGAGGGCGTGTACGTGCAGTTCCCCGGCCCGCACTACGAGACCCCGGCCGAGATCGGCATGGTCCGGGTCATGGGCGGCGACCTCGTCGGCATGTCCACGGTCCTGGAGGCCATCGCCGCACGTGAGGCCGGTGCCGAGGTGCTGGGCATCTCCCTGGTCACCAACCTGGCGGCGGGCCTGAGCGGCGAACCCCTCAACCACGAGGAGGTCCTCCAGGCCGGCCGCGACTCCGCCACCCGGATGGGCGCCCTGCTGGCGCGGGTGCTCGACCGCATCTGA
- a CDS encoding gamma-glutamylcyclotransferase has product MSLYAAYAGNLDARLMTRRAPHSPLRGTGWLNGWRLTFGGEQMGWEGALATVVEAPRSQVFVALYDLAPMDEDSMDRWEGVGLDVYRRMRVRVHTLDGDEPAWMYVLNGYEGGLPSARYLGEVADAAESAGAPHDYVMNLRKHPC; this is encoded by the coding sequence ATGTCGCTCTACGCCGCGTACGCCGGCAACCTCGACGCGCGGCTGATGACGCGCCGCGCACCGCACTCCCCGCTGCGCGGCACGGGCTGGCTCAACGGCTGGCGGCTGACGTTCGGTGGCGAGCAGATGGGCTGGGAGGGCGCGCTGGCCACGGTGGTGGAGGCGCCCCGGTCGCAGGTCTTCGTCGCGCTGTACGACCTGGCGCCCATGGACGAGGACTCCATGGACCGCTGGGAGGGCGTCGGCCTCGACGTCTACCGGCGCATGCGGGTGCGCGTCCACACGCTGGACGGCGACGAGCCCGCCTGGATGTACGTGCTCAACGGCTACGAGGGCGGGTTGCCCTCCGCCCGGTACCTGGGCGAGGTGGCGGACGCCGCAGAATCCGCCGGCGCACCCCACGACTACGTGATGAACCTGCGCAAGCACCCCTGCTGA